A single genomic interval of Lucilia cuprina isolate Lc7/37 chromosome 2, ASM2204524v1, whole genome shotgun sequence harbors:
- the LOC111680791 gene encoding WD repeat-containing and planar cell polarity effector protein fritz isoform X1 has protein sequence MLTLLSECHFWTTREDVRIKHTDFGAFRYTRNRELQHMALDYCAEAKRDYTERRNGLTVLKNSRKSRMGRLKDNLKRLEELMRTSKVVRIHWTDGSQVLLLFSNGIIAHICIDMFTGDISRMVYEKYLVGKLAADTITDAFFTRSHIVLAYNTNQVTVVHLQKPNARSQGPEKISHMEPKIFHAIIPGAAERKIARRLSVNTTFDMFVIWTKSSQNEVFPWRPTMRDQDRANIHVFKLKGNQLDFFAYCWSENDPLHVDFLRSTENQILTLEQKISRKGEITAEVCSYEIAVGKMLRSPLSSIPMGTQITTYAFSPDQEKLFLGTVDRNICLHDLVMQTTKCVAQIDIIPTQCSWHSDSSMITIANTRSQFECFDLALTPISNQLQSEDVTPTNLLDLSHYFATQPTLLQISFSRKPEIGHSSNTYAGTDCFLLLLYDQGPIGCLRFFAGAGMRGDIHNSGLTADVILDKYLALNQLEKAVNLLNALNWETYGAMCLISLHKIANHVFYKCDQRRVRIDLMAKALKTFTDSLTEETKDEFSDQVFDLKRRFFFFLLRRNQFAEAFEVAQDIEDYDLFMDLFNITKFDPNLVEFSAACFSQAAAILHEEDTANGNLSTASELRSESACSQSTISDNTNRSRLQQQQQQHQKFLKNYVPPLPSFKSKVFNAEMIKINIPKPELRLDSCSIQQERSRPPPPPVPDKKQIKLNPTTISASTSIALSSNLANLSLKSAVSNSTHHLNTNGFNANPQWADLNVSLKNSPIKSAFVPHFSTNNLVTKTNSASLHSINNNVLQPSSSTSSASYSYLASPIIISDNHASIATQRTYQQPPAPIVPINSYQPKFFQHPLVSGNIPSTGTTSLAPYSISNEEYQKVLLSKKPTASILSNGSAAQNGSNTSVLSGNSGQNGNIKDGNKHSNGEKNKVKFSDTVQVAVVPEIPRKDKLLIKRNGYARPPPRNFTNPKKELQDSLPLCHPNDDYLKDFNPLPTAEPPQRIANRINIREEHQQIINKTNTNTNSSTPKTTTTTTPSIKVVHFGVV, from the exons atgttaACTTTATTAAGTGAGTGTCATTTTTGGACAACCCGCGAAGATGTGCGCATTAAACACACTGACTTTGGTGCCTTTCGCTATACACGCAATCGTGAATTACAACACATGGCTCTGGATTATTGTGCGGAGGCTAAACGTGACTATACAGAGCGTCGCAATGGTTTGACTGTTTTAAAGAATTCCCGTAAATCTCGCATGGGAAGACTGAAAGATAATCTTAAACGTTTGGAAGAGCTTATGCGCACTTCGAAAGTTGTACGCATTCACTGGACTGATGGTTCACAGGTTTTGTTACTATTTTCTAATGGTATTATAGCTCACATTTGTATTGATATGTTCACCGGTGATATATCGCGTATGgtctatgaaaaatatttggtGGGAAAATTGGCTGCTGACACTATAACCGATG CTTTTTTTACACGTTCTCACATTGTTTTGGCCTACAACACAAATCAAGTGACAGTTGTACATCTGCAAAAGCCCAATGCTCGATCCCAAGGTCCAGAGAAAATATCCCATATGGAACCGAAAATATTTCATGCCATTATACCGGGAGCAGCTGAAAGGAAAATAGCTCGACGTCTTAGTGTTAATACTACATTTGATATGTTTGTTATATGGACAAAATCATCACAAAATGAAGTATTTCCTTGGCGGCCAACAATGAGAGATCAGGATCGTGCTAATATTcatgtttttaaactaaaagg cAACCAATTGGATTTTTTCGCTTATTGTTGGTCGGAAAATGATCCTTTACATGTAGACTTTTTGCGTTCCACAGAAAATCAAATATTAACATTGGAACAGAAAATCTCTCGCAAAGGTGAAATAACTGCCGAAGTTTGTTCTTATGAAATTGCAGTGGGCAAAATGCTAAGAAGTCCTTTGTCCTCTATACCTATGGGCACACAGATAACTACATATGCTTTTAGTCCCgatcaagagaaattattttTAGGAACTGTGGATCGTAACATATGCCTGCATGATTTGGTAATGCAGACTACGAAATGTGTGGCACAAATTGATATT aTTCCCACACAATGCTCCTGGCACAGTGACTCAAGTATGATAACCATCGCCAATACAAGATCACAATTTGAATGTTTTGATCTAGCCTTGACACCGATTAGCAATCAACTGCAAAGTGAAGATGTTACACCAACAAACCTCTTGGATTTATCTCACTATTTTGCCACACAACCTACTCTATTGCAAATTTCCTTTAGTCGTAAACCCGAAATTGGTCACAGTTCAAATACCTATGCTGGCACAGATTGTTTTCTATTATTACTTTACGATCAAGGACCAATCGGTTGCTTACGTTTTTTTGCTGGTGCTGGTATGCGTGGCGATATACATAACTCGGGTCTAACAGCTGATGTTATCCTCGACAAGTATTTAGCTCTTAATCAGTTGGAAAAGGCAGTAAATTTATTGAATGCTTTAAATTGGGAAACTTATGGAGCTATGTGTCTAATATCTCTACATAAAATAGCAAATCATGTTTTTTACAAGTGTGATCAAAGGCGGGTGCGTATTGATTTGATGGCAAAAGCTTTGAAAACATTCACCGATTCTTTAACCGAAGAAACAAAAGATGAATTTAGTGATcaagtttttgatttaaagcgaagatttttcttttttctattaag ACGTAATCAATTTGCTGAAGCTTTTGAAGTGGCACAAGACATTGAAGATTATGACTTATTTATGGATCtctttaatattacaaaatttgatccGAATCTAGTGGAATTCTCGGCTGCCTGTTTCAGTCAAGCAGCTGCCATTCTTCACGAAGAAGACACAGCCAATGGTAATCTTAGTACAGCAAGTGAACTTCGTTCCGAATCAGCTTGTTCGCAATCGACTATATCGGATAATACTAATCGCAGTAGActtcagcaacaacagcagcaacatcaaaaatttctcaaaaactatgtaCCACCTTTGCCATCAttcaaatcaaaagtttttaatgctgaaatgattaaaattaatataccaaAACCCGAATTACGTTTGGATAGTTGTTCTATACAACAGGAAAGAAGTagaccaccaccaccacctgtgccggataaaaaacaaataaaacttaatcCTACTACAATATCAGCCTCAACATCAATTGCCTTAAGCAGTAATTTGGCTAATTTAAGCCTAAAAAGTGCAGTCTCAAATTCAACACATCATCTGAATACGAATGGTTTTAATGCCAATCCCCAGTGGGCAGATCTTAATGtgtctttaaaaaattctccCATTAAATCGGCTTTTGTACCTCATTTTAGCACAAATAATttagtaacaaaaacaaattcagCCTCTTTGCATTcgataaataataatgttttacagCCCTCGTCATCGACTTCATCAGCATCGTATTCATATCTTGCCTCACCGATTATAATAAGTGATAATCATGCGAGTATAGCTACGCAACGTACATATCAACAACCTCCCGCCCCCATAGTACCTATTAATTCCTATCaaccaaaattttttcaacatcCGCTTGTATCGGGTAATATTCCCTCAACAGGCACTACATCATTAGCTCCCTATAGTATATCGAATGAAGAGTATCAAAAGGTTTTGCTAAGTAAAAAACCAACTGCTTCGATACTTTCGAACGGTTCAGCTGCACAAAATGGTAGTAATACATCTGTTCTGAGTGGCAATAGTGGCCAAAATGGGAATATAAAAGATGGTAATAAACATTCCAATGGGGAGaagaataaagtaaaattttccgATACCGTACAGGTGGCTGTTGTACCG GAAATACCCCGCAAAGATAAACTCCTTATTAAACGTAATGGTTATGCTAGACCTCCACCACGAAACTTTACTAATCCCAAAAAGGAATTACAAGATAGTTTACCACTTTGTCACCCAAACGATGAttatttaaaggattttaatCCCTTACCAACAG CAGAACCACCACAAAGAATCGCAAATAGAATTAATATTAGAGAAGAACACCAACAAATCATTAACAAAACTAACACCAACACCAATTCCTCAACTCCCAAAaccacaacaactactacaCCATCCATTAAAGTAGTACACTTTGGTGTAGTCTAA
- the LOC111680791 gene encoding WD repeat-containing and planar cell polarity effector protein fritz isoform X3: MLTLLSECHFWTTREDVRIKHTDFGAFRYTRNRELQHMALDYCAEAKRDYTERRNGLTVLKNSRKSRMGRLKDNLKRLEELMRTSKVVRIHWTDGSQVLLLFSNGIIAHICIDMFTGDISRMVYEKYLVGKLAADTITDAFFTRSHIVLAYNTNQVTVVHLQKPNARSQGPEKISHMEPKIFHAIIPGAAERKIARRLSVNTTFDMFVIWTKSSQNEVFPWRPTMRDQDRANIHVFKLKGNQLDFFAYCWSENDPLHVDFLRSTENQILTLEQKISRKGEITAEVCSYEIAVGKMLRSPLSSIPMGTQITTYAFSPDQEKLFLGTVDRNICLHDLVMQTTKCVAQIDIIPTQCSWHSDSSMITIANTRSQFECFDLALTPISNQLQSEDVTPTNLLDLSHYFATQPTLLQISFSRKPEIGHSSNTYAGTDCFLLLLYDQGPIGCLRFFAGAGMRGDIHNSGLTADVILDKYLALNQLEKAVNLLNALNWETYGAMCLISLHKIANHVFYKCDQRRVRIDLMAKALKTFTDSLTEETKDEFSDQVFDLKRRFFFFLLRRNQFAEAFEVAQDIEDYDLFMDLFNITKFDPNLVEFSAACFSQAAAILHEEDTANGNLSTASELRSESACSQSTISDNTNRSRLQQQQQQHQKFLKNYVPPLPSFKSKVFNAEMIKINIPKPELRLDSCSIQQERSRPPPPPVPDKKQIKLNPTTISASTSIALSSNLANLSLKSAVSNSTHHLNTNGFNANPQWADLNVSLKNSPIKSAFVPHFSTNNLPSSSTSSASYSYLASPIIISDNHASIATQRTYQQPPAPIVPINSYQPKFFQHPLVSGNIPSTGTTSLAPYSISNEEYQKVLLSKKPTASILSNGSAAQNGSNTSVLSGNSGQNGNIKDGNKHSNGEKNKVKFSDTVQVAVVPEIPRKDKLLIKRNGYARPPPRNFTNPKKELQDSLPLCHPNDDYLKDFNPLPTAEPPQRIANRINIREEHQQIINKTNTNTNSSTPKTTTTTTPSIKVVHFGVV; this comes from the exons atgttaACTTTATTAAGTGAGTGTCATTTTTGGACAACCCGCGAAGATGTGCGCATTAAACACACTGACTTTGGTGCCTTTCGCTATACACGCAATCGTGAATTACAACACATGGCTCTGGATTATTGTGCGGAGGCTAAACGTGACTATACAGAGCGTCGCAATGGTTTGACTGTTTTAAAGAATTCCCGTAAATCTCGCATGGGAAGACTGAAAGATAATCTTAAACGTTTGGAAGAGCTTATGCGCACTTCGAAAGTTGTACGCATTCACTGGACTGATGGTTCACAGGTTTTGTTACTATTTTCTAATGGTATTATAGCTCACATTTGTATTGATATGTTCACCGGTGATATATCGCGTATGgtctatgaaaaatatttggtGGGAAAATTGGCTGCTGACACTATAACCGATG CTTTTTTTACACGTTCTCACATTGTTTTGGCCTACAACACAAATCAAGTGACAGTTGTACATCTGCAAAAGCCCAATGCTCGATCCCAAGGTCCAGAGAAAATATCCCATATGGAACCGAAAATATTTCATGCCATTATACCGGGAGCAGCTGAAAGGAAAATAGCTCGACGTCTTAGTGTTAATACTACATTTGATATGTTTGTTATATGGACAAAATCATCACAAAATGAAGTATTTCCTTGGCGGCCAACAATGAGAGATCAGGATCGTGCTAATATTcatgtttttaaactaaaagg cAACCAATTGGATTTTTTCGCTTATTGTTGGTCGGAAAATGATCCTTTACATGTAGACTTTTTGCGTTCCACAGAAAATCAAATATTAACATTGGAACAGAAAATCTCTCGCAAAGGTGAAATAACTGCCGAAGTTTGTTCTTATGAAATTGCAGTGGGCAAAATGCTAAGAAGTCCTTTGTCCTCTATACCTATGGGCACACAGATAACTACATATGCTTTTAGTCCCgatcaagagaaattattttTAGGAACTGTGGATCGTAACATATGCCTGCATGATTTGGTAATGCAGACTACGAAATGTGTGGCACAAATTGATATT aTTCCCACACAATGCTCCTGGCACAGTGACTCAAGTATGATAACCATCGCCAATACAAGATCACAATTTGAATGTTTTGATCTAGCCTTGACACCGATTAGCAATCAACTGCAAAGTGAAGATGTTACACCAACAAACCTCTTGGATTTATCTCACTATTTTGCCACACAACCTACTCTATTGCAAATTTCCTTTAGTCGTAAACCCGAAATTGGTCACAGTTCAAATACCTATGCTGGCACAGATTGTTTTCTATTATTACTTTACGATCAAGGACCAATCGGTTGCTTACGTTTTTTTGCTGGTGCTGGTATGCGTGGCGATATACATAACTCGGGTCTAACAGCTGATGTTATCCTCGACAAGTATTTAGCTCTTAATCAGTTGGAAAAGGCAGTAAATTTATTGAATGCTTTAAATTGGGAAACTTATGGAGCTATGTGTCTAATATCTCTACATAAAATAGCAAATCATGTTTTTTACAAGTGTGATCAAAGGCGGGTGCGTATTGATTTGATGGCAAAAGCTTTGAAAACATTCACCGATTCTTTAACCGAAGAAACAAAAGATGAATTTAGTGATcaagtttttgatttaaagcgaagatttttcttttttctattaag ACGTAATCAATTTGCTGAAGCTTTTGAAGTGGCACAAGACATTGAAGATTATGACTTATTTATGGATCtctttaatattacaaaatttgatccGAATCTAGTGGAATTCTCGGCTGCCTGTTTCAGTCAAGCAGCTGCCATTCTTCACGAAGAAGACACAGCCAATGGTAATCTTAGTACAGCAAGTGAACTTCGTTCCGAATCAGCTTGTTCGCAATCGACTATATCGGATAATACTAATCGCAGTAGActtcagcaacaacagcagcaacatcaaaaatttctcaaaaactatgtaCCACCTTTGCCATCAttcaaatcaaaagtttttaatgctgaaatgattaaaattaatataccaaAACCCGAATTACGTTTGGATAGTTGTTCTATACAACAGGAAAGAAGTagaccaccaccaccacctgtgccggataaaaaacaaataaaacttaatcCTACTACAATATCAGCCTCAACATCAATTGCCTTAAGCAGTAATTTGGCTAATTTAAGCCTAAAAAGTGCAGTCTCAAATTCAACACATCATCTGAATACGAATGGTTTTAATGCCAATCCCCAGTGGGCAGATCTTAATGtgtctttaaaaaattctccCATTAAATCGGCTTTTGTACCTCATTTTAGCACAAATAATtta CCCTCGTCATCGACTTCATCAGCATCGTATTCATATCTTGCCTCACCGATTATAATAAGTGATAATCATGCGAGTATAGCTACGCAACGTACATATCAACAACCTCCCGCCCCCATAGTACCTATTAATTCCTATCaaccaaaattttttcaacatcCGCTTGTATCGGGTAATATTCCCTCAACAGGCACTACATCATTAGCTCCCTATAGTATATCGAATGAAGAGTATCAAAAGGTTTTGCTAAGTAAAAAACCAACTGCTTCGATACTTTCGAACGGTTCAGCTGCACAAAATGGTAGTAATACATCTGTTCTGAGTGGCAATAGTGGCCAAAATGGGAATATAAAAGATGGTAATAAACATTCCAATGGGGAGaagaataaagtaaaattttccgATACCGTACAGGTGGCTGTTGTACCG GAAATACCCCGCAAAGATAAACTCCTTATTAAACGTAATGGTTATGCTAGACCTCCACCACGAAACTTTACTAATCCCAAAAAGGAATTACAAGATAGTTTACCACTTTGTCACCCAAACGATGAttatttaaaggattttaatCCCTTACCAACAG CAGAACCACCACAAAGAATCGCAAATAGAATTAATATTAGAGAAGAACACCAACAAATCATTAACAAAACTAACACCAACACCAATTCCTCAACTCCCAAAaccacaacaactactacaCCATCCATTAAAGTAGTACACTTTGGTGTAGTCTAA
- the LOC111680792 gene encoding 39S ribosomal protein L48, mitochondrial — protein MLRKVSPLIKKVAQHSNANLVRNLSSTASLRASVYEPDYLESLKPKYPQYESLNVQIKGYDYPILESYQRYLHSVAEYLDLEVADCYALPPQNMTVQRLKPNSTVVDSEYRLTVYERNIQLQDVDVPLYPMFLRIAQAALPEGVQLTVQEHTDECEERRYVPDKDLLELKAELEKMGGGSKKK, from the exons ATGTTGcgaaag GTTAGTCCCTTGATTAAAAAGGTAGCACAACACAGTAATGCTAATTTAGTTAGAAATCTTAGCTCAACTGCGTCATTGCGAGCCAGTGTTTATGAACCGGATTATTTAGAG tcaCTGAAACCTAAATATCCTCAATATGAAAGTCTAAATGTACAAATTAAAGGCTACGATTATCCAATTTTGGAAAGTTATCAACGTTATTTGCACAGTGTAGCTGAGTATTTGGATCTTGAAGTTGCCGATTG TTATGCTCTGCCACCACAAAATATGACCGTTCAACGGCTTAAACCCAATTCCACAGTAGTCGACTCCGAATATCGTTTAACAGTTTACGAACGTAACATACAACTTCAAGATGTTGATGTACCATTGTATCCTATGTTTTTAAGAATAGCACAAGCCGCTTTACCCGAAGGTGTACAACTTACCGTACAGGAACATACCGATGAATGTGAAGAGAGACGTTATGTACCTGACAAAGATCTGCTAGAACTTAAAGCTGAATTGGAAAAAATGGGTGGTGGTTcaaagaaaaagtaa
- the LOC111680791 gene encoding WD repeat-containing and planar cell polarity effector protein fritz isoform X2 encodes MLTLLSECHFWTTREDVRIKHTDFGAFRYTRNRELQHMALDYCAEAKRDYTERRNGLTVLKNSRKSRMGRLKDNLKRLEELMRTSKVVRIHWTDGSQVLLLFSNGIIAHICIDMFTGDISRMVYEKYLVGKLAADTITDAFFTRSHIVLAYNTNQVTVVHLQKPNARSQGPEKISHMEPKIFHAIIPGAAERKIARRLSVNTTFDMFVIWTKSSQNEVFPWRPTMRDQDRANIHVFKLKGNQLDFFAYCWSENDPLHVDFLRSTENQILTLEQKISRKGEITAEVCSYEIAVGKMLRSPLSSIPMGTQITTYAFSPDQEKLFLGTVDRNICLHDLVMQTTKCVAQIDIIPTQCSWHSDSSMITIANTRSQFECFDLALTPISNQLQSEDVTPTNLLDLSHYFATQPTLLQISFSRKPEIGHSSNTYAGTDCFLLLLYDQGPIGCLRFFAGAGMRGDIHNSGLTADVILDKYLALNQLEKAVNLLNALNWETYGAMCLISLHKIANHVFYKCDQRRVRIDLMAKALKTFTDSLTEETKDEFSDQVFDLKRRFFFFLLRRNQFAEAFEVAQDIEDYDLFMDLFNITKFDPNLVEFSAACFSQAAAILHEEDTANGNLSTASELRSESACSQSTISDNTNRSRLQQQQQQHQKFLKNYVPPLPSFKSKVFNAEMIKINIPKPELRLDSCSIQQERSRPPPPPVPDKKQIKLNPTTISASTSIALSSNLANLSLKSAVSNSTHHLNTNGFNANPQWADLNVSLKNSPIKSAFVPHFSTNNLVTKTNSASLHSINNNVLQPSSSTSSASYSYLASPIIISDNHASIATQRTYQQPPAPIVPINSYQPKFFQHPLVSGNIPSTGTTSLAPYSISNEEYQKVLLSKKPTASILSNGSAAQNGSNTSVLSGNSGQNGNIKDGNKHSNGEKNKVKFSDTVQVAVVPEIPRKDKLLIKRNGYARPPPRNFTNPKKELQDSLPLCHPNDDYLKDFNPLPTEPPQRIANRINIREEHQQIINKTNTNTNSSTPKTTTTTTPSIKVVHFGVV; translated from the exons atgttaACTTTATTAAGTGAGTGTCATTTTTGGACAACCCGCGAAGATGTGCGCATTAAACACACTGACTTTGGTGCCTTTCGCTATACACGCAATCGTGAATTACAACACATGGCTCTGGATTATTGTGCGGAGGCTAAACGTGACTATACAGAGCGTCGCAATGGTTTGACTGTTTTAAAGAATTCCCGTAAATCTCGCATGGGAAGACTGAAAGATAATCTTAAACGTTTGGAAGAGCTTATGCGCACTTCGAAAGTTGTACGCATTCACTGGACTGATGGTTCACAGGTTTTGTTACTATTTTCTAATGGTATTATAGCTCACATTTGTATTGATATGTTCACCGGTGATATATCGCGTATGgtctatgaaaaatatttggtGGGAAAATTGGCTGCTGACACTATAACCGATG CTTTTTTTACACGTTCTCACATTGTTTTGGCCTACAACACAAATCAAGTGACAGTTGTACATCTGCAAAAGCCCAATGCTCGATCCCAAGGTCCAGAGAAAATATCCCATATGGAACCGAAAATATTTCATGCCATTATACCGGGAGCAGCTGAAAGGAAAATAGCTCGACGTCTTAGTGTTAATACTACATTTGATATGTTTGTTATATGGACAAAATCATCACAAAATGAAGTATTTCCTTGGCGGCCAACAATGAGAGATCAGGATCGTGCTAATATTcatgtttttaaactaaaagg cAACCAATTGGATTTTTTCGCTTATTGTTGGTCGGAAAATGATCCTTTACATGTAGACTTTTTGCGTTCCACAGAAAATCAAATATTAACATTGGAACAGAAAATCTCTCGCAAAGGTGAAATAACTGCCGAAGTTTGTTCTTATGAAATTGCAGTGGGCAAAATGCTAAGAAGTCCTTTGTCCTCTATACCTATGGGCACACAGATAACTACATATGCTTTTAGTCCCgatcaagagaaattattttTAGGAACTGTGGATCGTAACATATGCCTGCATGATTTGGTAATGCAGACTACGAAATGTGTGGCACAAATTGATATT aTTCCCACACAATGCTCCTGGCACAGTGACTCAAGTATGATAACCATCGCCAATACAAGATCACAATTTGAATGTTTTGATCTAGCCTTGACACCGATTAGCAATCAACTGCAAAGTGAAGATGTTACACCAACAAACCTCTTGGATTTATCTCACTATTTTGCCACACAACCTACTCTATTGCAAATTTCCTTTAGTCGTAAACCCGAAATTGGTCACAGTTCAAATACCTATGCTGGCACAGATTGTTTTCTATTATTACTTTACGATCAAGGACCAATCGGTTGCTTACGTTTTTTTGCTGGTGCTGGTATGCGTGGCGATATACATAACTCGGGTCTAACAGCTGATGTTATCCTCGACAAGTATTTAGCTCTTAATCAGTTGGAAAAGGCAGTAAATTTATTGAATGCTTTAAATTGGGAAACTTATGGAGCTATGTGTCTAATATCTCTACATAAAATAGCAAATCATGTTTTTTACAAGTGTGATCAAAGGCGGGTGCGTATTGATTTGATGGCAAAAGCTTTGAAAACATTCACCGATTCTTTAACCGAAGAAACAAAAGATGAATTTAGTGATcaagtttttgatttaaagcgaagatttttcttttttctattaag ACGTAATCAATTTGCTGAAGCTTTTGAAGTGGCACAAGACATTGAAGATTATGACTTATTTATGGATCtctttaatattacaaaatttgatccGAATCTAGTGGAATTCTCGGCTGCCTGTTTCAGTCAAGCAGCTGCCATTCTTCACGAAGAAGACACAGCCAATGGTAATCTTAGTACAGCAAGTGAACTTCGTTCCGAATCAGCTTGTTCGCAATCGACTATATCGGATAATACTAATCGCAGTAGActtcagcaacaacagcagcaacatcaaaaatttctcaaaaactatgtaCCACCTTTGCCATCAttcaaatcaaaagtttttaatgctgaaatgattaaaattaatataccaaAACCCGAATTACGTTTGGATAGTTGTTCTATACAACAGGAAAGAAGTagaccaccaccaccacctgtgccggataaaaaacaaataaaacttaatcCTACTACAATATCAGCCTCAACATCAATTGCCTTAAGCAGTAATTTGGCTAATTTAAGCCTAAAAAGTGCAGTCTCAAATTCAACACATCATCTGAATACGAATGGTTTTAATGCCAATCCCCAGTGGGCAGATCTTAATGtgtctttaaaaaattctccCATTAAATCGGCTTTTGTACCTCATTTTAGCACAAATAATttagtaacaaaaacaaattcagCCTCTTTGCATTcgataaataataatgttttacagCCCTCGTCATCGACTTCATCAGCATCGTATTCATATCTTGCCTCACCGATTATAATAAGTGATAATCATGCGAGTATAGCTACGCAACGTACATATCAACAACCTCCCGCCCCCATAGTACCTATTAATTCCTATCaaccaaaattttttcaacatcCGCTTGTATCGGGTAATATTCCCTCAACAGGCACTACATCATTAGCTCCCTATAGTATATCGAATGAAGAGTATCAAAAGGTTTTGCTAAGTAAAAAACCAACTGCTTCGATACTTTCGAACGGTTCAGCTGCACAAAATGGTAGTAATACATCTGTTCTGAGTGGCAATAGTGGCCAAAATGGGAATATAAAAGATGGTAATAAACATTCCAATGGGGAGaagaataaagtaaaattttccgATACCGTACAGGTGGCTGTTGTACCG GAAATACCCCGCAAAGATAAACTCCTTATTAAACGTAATGGTTATGCTAGACCTCCACCACGAAACTTTACTAATCCCAAAAAGGAATTACAAGATAGTTTACCACTTTGTCACCCAAACGATGAttatttaaaggattttaatCCCTTACCAACAG AACCACCACAAAGAATCGCAAATAGAATTAATATTAGAGAAGAACACCAACAAATCATTAACAAAACTAACACCAACACCAATTCCTCAACTCCCAAAaccacaacaactactacaCCATCCATTAAAGTAGTACACTTTGGTGTAGTCTAA